A genome region from Paenibacillus pabuli includes the following:
- a CDS encoding tRNA threonylcarbamoyladenosine dehydratase, whose translation MLHQFSRTELAIGPEGLDALKNSTVAVLGIGGVGGMAVEALARSGVGRIILIDKDVVDITNVNRQIHALTTTVGQKKADLMVERVKLINPEIEAIALNMFYTEETYEELFKYELNYVLDASDTIIYKIHLIKECLKRKIPVISSMGAANKMDPTKFQVADISKTSMDPIARVVRTKLRKEGIKKGVKVVFSTEEPLKPREDVTQKIVPENAPEIRKAKQPPASNAFVPPVAGLIMVSVAVKELIENAAKKQQ comes from the coding sequence ATGCTCCATCAATTTTCGAGAACAGAACTGGCGATCGGACCTGAAGGTCTGGATGCCTTGAAAAATAGTACAGTTGCCGTGCTTGGTATCGGCGGCGTGGGCGGTATGGCCGTTGAAGCCCTTGCTCGCAGCGGGGTTGGACGCATCATCCTGATCGATAAGGATGTGGTGGACATCACCAACGTTAACCGCCAGATTCACGCTTTGACCACGACCGTTGGTCAGAAAAAAGCGGATCTGATGGTGGAACGGGTTAAGCTGATTAACCCCGAGATTGAAGCCATCGCCTTGAACATGTTTTACACGGAAGAAACGTATGAGGAACTGTTTAAATATGAACTGAATTATGTCTTGGATGCATCCGACACGATCATCTACAAAATCCATCTCATCAAGGAATGCCTTAAACGTAAGATTCCCGTGATTTCCAGCATGGGTGCGGCGAATAAAATGGACCCGACGAAATTCCAGGTTGCGGATATTTCCAAAACGTCCATGGACCCGATTGCCCGTGTGGTTCGCACAAAACTGCGCAAAGAAGGCATCAAAAAAGGGGTCAAAGTGGTTTTCTCTACGGAGGAGCCATTAAAGCCGCGTGAAGATGTTACTCAAAAGATCGTTCCTGAGAACGCACCGGAAATTCGCAAGGCGAAACAGCCACCAGCGAGCAACGCGTTTGTTCCTCCGGTAGCCGGACTGATTATGGTCAGTGTGGCAGTCAAGGAATTGATTGAAAATGCAGCGAAAAAACAACAGTAA
- a CDS encoding NCS2 family permease → MKQGWMTRRLGVEPGDQWKKEIVAGAISYFAVVYIVMVNATILADAGMPLQAAMVGTLLTSIAGCLLMAFGGKSPIVVVPGMGINAFFTYTLVHSMKLSWQEALAVVAVTGILFAIVAFTSLYKLISEAIPKNLQHGITVGIGLFLTFIGLQKSGIVIAHQTTFVAIGHFNDPNVITACVTLVLAVILFIRNIQGGLLISILIGTGLAYVLGAVHPGEPVSAMEALRQYGGLFGELSLMKLADVAFWIAVFLLLLIVVFENIGLITAQTQMIDRPQRFKGSLRALSISTVLAGIFGSSPPVAAAETTAGIAAGGRSGLTPLVTAVLFGATFFFIPLLGYIPDSAIAPILIIIGGLMVQGVKDMDFGDFTEAFPAFLIMVMIPFTYSIVDGMAFGFIAYPLAKLAAGQGKQVPVVMYGIAILFLANFVLHGVL, encoded by the coding sequence ATGAAACAAGGTTGGATGACCAGACGTCTCGGTGTGGAGCCGGGGGACCAGTGGAAAAAAGAGATTGTGGCGGGAGCCATCTCCTATTTTGCTGTCGTTTATATCGTGATGGTCAATGCTACAATACTGGCAGATGCCGGCATGCCTTTGCAGGCAGCGATGGTAGGCACACTGCTGACGTCTATTGCGGGTTGCTTACTGATGGCATTCGGCGGAAAGTCACCTATTGTGGTTGTACCCGGAATGGGGATTAATGCATTTTTTACGTACACACTCGTACATTCCATGAAGCTGAGCTGGCAGGAAGCACTGGCTGTTGTGGCCGTTACAGGTATACTGTTTGCAATTGTTGCGTTTACGTCACTATATAAATTGATCAGCGAAGCCATACCGAAGAACCTGCAGCATGGGATTACGGTGGGAATTGGCCTGTTTTTGACCTTTATTGGTTTGCAGAAAAGCGGAATCGTTATTGCTCATCAGACCACGTTTGTCGCAATCGGGCATTTCAATGATCCCAATGTCATTACGGCCTGCGTAACACTGGTGCTTGCCGTGATTCTATTCATACGTAATATTCAGGGCGGTCTTCTCATCAGTATTCTTATCGGGACTGGACTTGCCTATGTGCTTGGTGCAGTGCACCCGGGTGAACCGGTGTCCGCTATGGAAGCGCTGCGTCAATACGGCGGCTTGTTTGGCGAGTTATCTCTAATGAAGCTGGCTGATGTCGCGTTCTGGATTGCCGTGTTTTTGCTGCTGCTTATTGTGGTATTCGAAAATATCGGATTGATAACGGCTCAGACGCAAATGATTGATCGCCCGCAGCGATTCAAAGGCAGCCTGCGCGCCCTGTCGATCAGCACGGTATTGGCAGGCATATTCGGGAGCAGTCCTCCTGTAGCCGCGGCAGAGACTACGGCCGGGATTGCTGCAGGCGGACGCTCGGGCTTGACTCCACTCGTTACAGCCGTGCTGTTCGGCGCGACTTTTTTCTTTATCCCGCTGCTTGGGTATATTCCAGACAGTGCAATAGCACCCATTTTGATCATCATTGGCGGTTTGATGGTACAAGGTGTGAAGGATATGGATTTTGGTGACTTTACAGAGGCATTCCCGGCATTTCTGATTATGGTCATGATTCCCTTTACGTATAGCATTGTGGACGGCATGGCGTTTGGATTCATTGCCTATCCACTGGCGAAGCTGGCCGCAGGTCAAGGGAAACAGGTACCTGTGGTCATGTATGGCATAGCCATTCTGTTTCTGGCCAACTTTGTACTGCATGGCGTATTGTAA